From a region of the Methanobacterium sp. genome:
- the proS gene encoding proline--tRNA ligase codes for MTDFSEWFHNILEEAEIIDIRYPVKGMHVWQPQGFKIRKYTLDILKKILDETHEEVLFPLLVPEDELAKEAIHVKGFEEEVYWVTHGGLTKLNKKLALRPTSETAMYPMFALWVRSHSDLPMKFYQIVNTFRYETKHTRPLIRVREITTFKEAHTVHATREECEEQVQKAIKIYREFFDMLGIPYSISKRPQWDKFPGAEYTMAFDTILPDGKTLQIGTVHNLGQTFAKTFDITYETAEGEHEYVYQTCYGVSDRVIASIIGIHGDEKGLCLPPAVAPYQIVIIPIIFKKRAEEVLEFCQQMTDKLKKAGLRVYFDGRDIRAGKKYYEYEMRGVPLRMEIGPRDIENKNAIIFRRDKLEKETISIESDEFINNIKSILENISHDMKENAWNAFNKHIKDVQTIEEAASEIEDNKGIARFYWCGDEACGKELEEKVKVDILGIQDENAATEECINCKKPAKCKTLIAKTY; via the coding sequence ATGACAGATTTCAGTGAATGGTTCCACAATATCTTAGAAGAAGCAGAAATAATCGATATTAGATATCCTGTAAAAGGAATGCACGTATGGCAACCGCAAGGATTCAAAATAAGAAAATATACATTAGATATCTTAAAAAAAATCTTAGATGAAACTCATGAAGAAGTACTTTTCCCATTATTAGTTCCTGAAGATGAGCTTGCAAAAGAAGCTATACATGTCAAAGGATTCGAAGAAGAAGTTTATTGGGTTACACACGGTGGACTCACCAAATTAAATAAAAAACTTGCCCTTCGACCTACAAGCGAAACTGCAATGTACCCTATGTTTGCATTATGGGTTAGATCCCATAGCGATCTCCCCATGAAGTTTTATCAAATTGTTAACACATTTAGATATGAAACAAAACATACACGGCCCCTTATAAGGGTAAGGGAAATCACTACATTTAAAGAAGCTCATACAGTGCATGCTACTCGTGAAGAATGTGAAGAACAAGTACAGAAAGCAATTAAAATTTATAGAGAATTCTTTGATATGCTTGGAATTCCTTATTCAATAAGTAAAAGACCTCAATGGGATAAATTCCCTGGTGCTGAATACACTATGGCATTTGATACCATTCTTCCAGACGGTAAAACACTTCAAATTGGAACTGTACACAATTTAGGGCAAACTTTTGCTAAAACTTTCGACATAACTTATGAAACAGCTGAAGGCGAACATGAATATGTTTATCAAACATGTTATGGTGTATCTGACCGAGTTATAGCCTCTATCATAGGTATTCATGGCGATGAAAAAGGATTATGTTTACCTCCTGCAGTGGCACCTTACCAAATCGTTATTATTCCAATAATCTTTAAAAAAAGAGCAGAAGAAGTTTTAGAATTTTGCCAGCAGATGACAGATAAACTAAAGAAAGCAGGTTTAAGAGTTTATTTTGATGGTAGAGACATTAGGGCTGGTAAAAAATATTATGAGTATGAAATGAGAGGAGTTCCTTTAAGAATGGAAATAGGTCCTCGTGATATTGAAAATAAAAATGCCATCATCTTTAGAAGAGATAAACTCGAAAAAGAAACCATTTCTATTGAATCAGATGAATTTATAAATAATATAAAGTCAATACTGGAAAATATAAGTCATGATATGAAAGAAAATGCATGGAACGCTTTTAATAAACATATAAAAGATGTTCAAACAATTGAAGAAGCTGCAAGTGAAATTGAAGACAATAAAGGCATAGCTCGGTTCTACTGGTGTGGTGACGAAGCCTGTGGAAAAGAGTTAGAAGAAAAAGTTAAAGTAGATATTTTAGGTATTCAAGATGAAAATGCAGCCACTGAAGAGTGTATTAACTGTAAAAAACCTGCTAAATGCAAAACATTAATTGCTAAAACATATTAA